The DNA window TATGACGGAAGGCGGGGATTCAAAGGCCGGGTCTGCCGAGGCCCGGGCCACGGATTGCCTGCGGCAGGGGCTTGAGAATTTATGCGCTGCCCTGCGCCGCGAACTGGCTCTTTTTCAGCGGCACCACGGTTTTTGGCCCGAGGAAATGGTGGTGGGCGGTGCATTGTCCCGCGTGCGCGGATTGAAAGGGGTGTTGGAAAAGCATTTTGATTGCCGTGTGCGCCTGTGGGCCGAGGAGTGCGCGCCTGCCGGAGCCTATGATTCCGTGGCCGAAAGGTGCGGATACATGCGTGCGCACGGTCTGGCCAACAGTCTGGGGCGCTCAGGGCAGAGCTTTGATTTTTGCCGGGGCGAATTTGCGCGCTCCGCGGGCGTGACTCTGGGGAGTTCCGCCGTGCGGCGGGCCGCGGTTTTCGGCGGCGGGATGGCGCTGGCCTTTCTGGCGCTGGCACTGGCCACGGCCCATTCGCGGTCCCGGCGTGCGGACGAATTGCAGCAGCAGGTGGCGCTTGTGTACAAAAAAGCGCTGGGCAGCGTGCGCGCCGGCCTTTCCCCCATGCAGTATGAGAGCATTGTGCGCCAGCGCATGGCTGCGTTGAATGCCAGCCGCAATGCGGACGGGCAGGGTTCGGTACTGGATGTGCTGGCTGCGGTGCATGGTGCGGCCGGTGCGGCTCCTGCCGTGCAGTTGGGTGAATTGACGCTGGACCGGCGGCGGGTGGCCTTCAAGGGCACGGCTCCGGGATTTGACGCGGTGGAGCGTTTGCGCGCGGCCCTGCAGGAAAGTGACCTGTTTGCGGTGGCGGCCATCAAGGAAAGCACGGCCGTGAACAAGGGCGAGGGCATTCGTTTTGCCATGGAACTGGAGCGTGTCCGATGATTGCACGCCTGTTTACCGGCGAGCACGGGCGGGCCGTGACTCTGGGCGCAATCGGCATAGGTCTGCTTTTGCTGGTGCAGTTTGTTGTTCTGCCGCTGGCCCGCAGTGTGTCGGATTCGGAAAAGCGGCTGCGTAGTGCACACAAGGCCCTTGTCCGGGCCGAGCGTCTTGCCGGCGAGTACGTGCAGCTTCGCAGCGTGGCTTTGCCTGACGACGATATCGGCGCCGGGTCGGAGGGTACGTTGTTCGCGCGCATGGAAGCGGCCGGACGCCGGTTGAAGCTCGACTCCATGGTGGAATCCATGCGTCCGGAAAACAGGACTCTGCCGGACGGATCCAGGCTGCAGCAGGTGCGTGTGCGTCTGGGCGGGTTGGGCATGCGGGAGCTGCTGGACTACCTGTACGAGTGCGAAACCTCCGTGGGCGGACGGGTGGACAGCCTGAGCCTGCGGCGCAACCGCGACAAACTGCTGGACGTGGACATGGTCATTGCCCGGCCGGAGGGATCATGAGCGGCCTTGAACAAACTCGAACCGGGGCCATGCGACCCGGAACAGCAGATCCCGGCCGGATGCGACTTGGAGACGGGGCCAACCCGTTCAGCGATTCTTCCAAATCCTTTCATTTCTATCCCTCCCCGAGCCACCGCAAGGGGGTCCACCGCATCACCCGCGGTCTGCGTTCCGGTTGCGGCCTGATTCTGCTCATCGGCGAGATCGGCATCGGCAAGACCACGCTGGCCCGGCATATCCAGTCCACCTGCCGCCGGGAGTACGCCT is part of the Pseudodesulfovibrio senegalensis genome and encodes:
- a CDS encoding GspL/Epsl periplasmic domain-containing protein, which encodes MASTLIVDVADGQISLVRLEGRGRKALVTGCAVMPAPDHDAESDALPQSLPQAVADAAADLAARHSLLADACVLGMDSRLAFLREYVFPFSSHRKIDSAMRFQLLEESPVPLDDLVLSSVRGPAVEAGTHVAAAALRREDVRAWLDAFDEAGMPVSGMKLDMDGLAACCPEAGPGRVVAVDMGVTRTVAAFMDGGKLLAGRIADMGEQDVLEALHRDCSLSRDAAERTLVFADMTEGGDSKAGSAEARATDCLRQGLENLCAALRRELALFQRHHGFWPEEMVVGGALSRVRGLKGVLEKHFDCRVRLWAEECAPAGAYDSVAERCGYMRAHGLANSLGRSGQSFDFCRGEFARSAGVTLGSSAVRRAAVFGGGMALAFLALALATAHSRSRRADELQQQVALVYKKALGSVRAGLSPMQYESIVRQRMAALNASRNADGQGSVLDVLAAVHGAAGAAPAVQLGELTLDRRRVAFKGTAPGFDAVERLRAALQESDLFAVAAIKESTAVNKGEGIRFAMELERVR